Genomic segment of Streptococcus pneumoniae:
AGCTTCACTGCCTATAAGACGAAGATTGGACTTGCGACGGAGGATAATCGTTATCTATCTGAAAATAAAGAGGTTGTTCTTAATTTTCCCTATAAAGATTGCATTTTGGAAGGTGGACAGACTAAGGAAGATGCCAAACGTCAGGAGATTTTCTTTAATGAGACGCTTGCTCCAACGGAAATCAACCGCTTGCTGGATGATAAAGTATTGACCAACTTTAAGCGTTATGACAAAGACGGTGAACATGAAGTGACTGAACTAAAGGATACGGATAATCTGATTATCAAAGGAAACAACCTGATTGCTCTTCATAGTCTCAAGAAACGCTTTGCAGGAAAAATCAAGCTTATTTATATTGACCCACCTTATAATACTGGTAACGATAGTTTTAAATACAATGATAAATTCAATCATTCCACTTGGCTTACTTTTATGAAGAATCGCTTGGAAATTGCTAAAGAGCTACTTTCTGATAAAGGGGTTTTATTCCTAAGTATTGATCGAAATGAATTTGCAGAACTAAAAGTATTACTTGATGAAATATTTAGAGATGGATACCAAGGGACTGTCATAAATATTTCCACACCAAATGGTAGGGACTATGGTAATTTTGCTCAGACGCACGATTATATACATATTTACTACTCGTGGTGCTAGTTAATTTCAAACTACAATAAAAAGCCCAAAAGGACTATACTGTAAGTGCCGAAACAAACAGGAGGAAGTCCAAATGAGCCACTTACAGTATACCGCTAAATCTCATCACTTACAATGGAATTTGAAGCAATTATCAAAAATTTGTCATCAACTGTATAGGGATTATTGTCCTGAATCTTTCAAACATCGTCATAATGTCAGTCTATCTAAGGTTTCAGATCAATCTCTATTAGTCTTACTTCTCTTGCAAGCTGAACTAGGGATTAAGTCACAACGTCATTTCTACCGTCTCTGTTACTTATTTCCTTGTGGTCATCTTCTTGAACGAAGCCGTTTTAATAGACGAGCAAGACAGTTGATTTGGTTAGTTCAAGTCATTAGACAAGCAATGAATACTAAAATCTCACCTGGTTCCATTGTTATTATAGATAGCTTTCCCTTGCCACTTTGCCAACCTATCCGTAACTATAGAACACGTATTTTTAACGACTTAGCAGATATTGGCTACAATGCTTCCAAACATCTGTGGTTCTATGGATTCAAAGTACACATGCTGGTAACTTTATCAGGCTATATTCTGAATTATGTTGTGACACCTGCATCAGTCCATGATATTAGGGCAGTTGATGACTTACTAGAAAATTGCCGACAACCTTATATTTTGGCAGATTTAGGCTATCTTAGTAAGGAACTTAAAGATCATTTGACCCAAAAAGGCTATCATCTATGGACTCCCTTACGCCAAAATATGGCAGGAGCTAAACAACATAATCATTGGAAATTGATGGCTATGAGACGAACCATTGAGACTCGCTTCTCAGAG
This window contains:
- a CDS encoding IS982 family transposase; the protein is MSHLQYTAKSHHLQWNLKQLSKICHQLYRDYCPESFKHRHNVSLSKVSDQSLLVLLLLQAELGIKSQRHFYRLCYLFPCGHLLERSRFNRRARQLIWLVQVIRQAMNTKISPGSIVIIDSFPLPLCQPIRNYRTRIFNDLADIGYNASKHLWFYGFKVHMLVTLSGYILNYVVTPASVHDIRAVDDLLENCRQPYILADLGYLSKELKDHLTQKGYHLWTPLRQNMAGAKQHNHWKLMAMRRTIETRFSELCGLFDIEHTLTRGVAGLQLRLEQIILAYNLRYFEIN
- a CDS encoding site-specific DNA-methyltransferase yields the protein MKQELETLLLSEETFLVEGKLNKNKLADLARKYDAHLLKILMSKPTISKHFFTKLEEGILIFKKDVFLQFLNNKEFLPDSFTAYKTKIGLATEDNRYLSENKEVVLNFPYKDCILEGGQTKEDAKRQEIFFNETLAPTEINRLLDDKVLTNFKRYDKDGEHEVTELKDTDNLIIKGNNLIALHSLKKRFAGKIKLIYIDPPYNTGNDSFKYNDKFNHSTWLTFMKNRLEIAKELLSDKGVLFLSIDRNEFAELKVLLDEIFRDGYQGTVINISTPNGRDYGNFAQTHDYIHIYYSWC